In Castanea sativa cultivar Marrone di Chiusa Pesio chromosome 6, ASM4071231v1, a single window of DNA contains:
- the LOC142640350 gene encoding uncharacterized protein LOC142640350: MEEGTSEAQTYLYETLSPLSYSTTTTTAYQSPPSDGEAEPYCVFRNEISLSVLNPDSHQTAAPDFFSLDVGGAAEPIASTPAREPKTPAREAATPRLETAWFRGNCTFKSPMLKLHKEIVDFCDFLSPTPEEQAARNTAVERVFDVVKHIWPHSKVEVFGSFKTGLYLPSSDIDVVILGSGLQIPQKGLVALSRALSQRGLAKNIQVIGKARVPIVKFVEKKSGVAFDISFDVQNGPLAAVFIKDALSKCPPLRPLCLILKVFLQQRELNEVYSGGIGSYALLAMLMAMLQSLPKSQAAPEHNLGILLVHFFDFYGRKLNTSDVGVSCKGAETFFLKSNKGFTNKGRPFLLAIEDPQAPENDIGKNSFNYFQIRSAFAMAFTTLTNPKIIMDLGPNRSVLGTIIRPDPVLLERKGGSNGDVTFNSLLPGAGEPLQHQYGEQQEILCNWQLGDEEEPLPRGNYMAGESSRSSGKKRKASSKEKTNKKAKENGGELGKVRHEENGSRKEKGVKKKRWRHNRDSSHSVVGRSSNGYGHYVGGSPWSR, encoded by the exons atggagGAGGGGACCTCAGAAGCCCAAACCTATCTCTACGAAACCCTGAGTCCGCTCTCTTactcaaccaccaccaccaccgcctaCCAATCCCCACCGTCTGACGGTGAAGCCGAGCCTTACTGCGTCTTCCGCAACGAAATCTCTCTGTCTGTACTCAATCCCGATTCTCATCAGACTGCCGCACCGGATTTCTTCTCCCTTGATGTCGGTGGCGCCGCCGAGCCAATTGCTTCCACGCCGGCGCGTGAGCCGAAGACGCCGGCTCGCGAAGCCGCCACGCCGAGACTCGAGACTGCTTGGTTCCGTGGGAATTGTACTTTCAAAAGCCCCATGCTTAAGCTCCATAAag AGATTGTGGATTTTTGTGACTTTCTATCTCCAACTCCAGAAGAGCAAGCTGCTCGTAATACAGCAGTAGAACGTGTCTTTGATGTTGTCAAACATATATGGCCCCACTCGAAG GTAGAAGTTTTTGGATCATTCAAGACAGGGCTCTATCTTCCATCTAGTGATATTGAT GTTGTGATTCTGGGGTCAGGTCTTCAAATCCCACAAAAAGGTTTGGTGGCTCTTTCTAGGGCATTGTCACAGAGGGGCCTGGCAAAAAATATACAG GTTATTGGGAAGGCTCGTGTGCCAATTGTCAAATTTGTTGAAAAGAAAAGTGGTGTCGCATTTGATATAAG TTTTGATGTGCAAAATGGACCTTTAGCTGCTGTATTTATTAAG GATGCCTTGTCAAAGTGTCCTCCGTTAAGGCCGTTGTGTTTGATCTTGAAAGTATTTTTACAACAACGGGAACTGAATGAG GTATATTCTGGAGGAATAGGTTCTTATGCACTCCTTGCTATGCTCATGGCAATGTTGCAG TCTCTCCCCAAGTCCCAAGCTGCTCCAGAACACAACTTGGGAATCCTTTTG GTACACTTTTTTGATTTCTATGGACGCAAATTGAACACTTCAGATGTTGGTGTATCTTGCAAAGGGGCAGAAACCTTTTTCTTGAAGAGTAACAAAGG GTTTACAAATAAAGGACGGCCATTTCTCCTTGCAATTGAGGACCCACAG GCACCTGAGAATGATATTGGGAAGAACTCCTTTAACTACTTCCAG ATTCGATCGGCTTTTGCAATGGCTTTCACAACATTGACAAATCCTAAGATCATCATGGACCTAGGCCCTAACAGAAGCGTTCTTGGTACTATAATTAGACCAGACCCTGTCTTGCTGGAGCGCAAAGGAGGGTCTAATGGGGATGTAACCTTTAACAGTCTGCTTCCTGGAGCTGGTGAGCCATTACAACACCAATATGGAGAGCAGCAAGAGATTTTGTGCAATTGGCAATTAGGTGATGAAGAAGAACCGCTGCCACGGGGAAATTACATGGCTGGGGAAAGTTCACGTTCCTCAGGAAAGAAGAGGAAAGCTTCTTCAAAAGAGAAGACTAATAAGAAGGCAAAAGAGAATGGGGGTGAATTGGGGAAGGTCAGACATGAAGAAAATGGCTCAAGGAAAGAGAAAGGGGTGAAGAAGAAGCGTTGGAGGCATAACCGTGATTCGTCTCATTCTGTTGTTGGTAGGAGCTCCAATGGTTATGGCCATTATGTTGGTGGGTCTCCATGGAGtagatag